A window of Oryza glaberrima chromosome 2, OglaRS2, whole genome shotgun sequence genomic DNA:
AAAAGCTCAAAAAAACACgctaaaaaggttttccatcttcaataaaaaaataaaaaaacatgcgagaaaaattatttccatcgtcggtaaaaaaattttaaaaaaacatgcgaggaaaaactgtcagaaaaaacatgccatttctaaaaaatggttttaaaaaaccACGCAAGAAAAAATaccgtctattaaaaaataaatcgctctaaaaaaaactatcagaaaaaaactaaattgaTGGACACTTGAGTCGAATAGGATTCATCGATTTTTTGCCATCTACTACACGGCTTTTATTTTgtcatatattctcctgtattagaaaaaagaaaaaaagaacattcgAAAAAAAATAAGCAAAAAAACGTGCGagaaaacatgcaaaaaaacaaacgagaaaagaaaagcaaaaaaaggagaaaaatatggttttctttgtcagtaaaaaaagcaaataaaatgctaggaaaaaactgttagaaagaaatacgccatttctgaaaaatggtttgagaaaatctcgcaagaaaaaaacattgtttataaaaaacaagccgctcattaaaataaaacattgtcattgacatgattatgcatgaaaaacgtatattatcattagaatgtttttacccgttgcaacgcacgggtatttttgctAGTTACATGAAAAATAcgaaagaaattaaataaaaggagAGGTTTTATGCGagttagttttaggaggtccctctaattataTTGTCTTGGTTTAGGAGATTATTAAGAATATAAGAATCAGCATGATgcataattagaaaataattaattttcgGGATGTTACATATTTATAACATCAatatagttttattaaatatacaattgaataaattttcataataaatttatcttgggttaaaaatattactatttttttctataaaagtagtaaaatttaaaataatttaactttgaccaaattcaaaacGTACTGTAACCTGAAACACTGTACCAAAAAATTCGGTTCAAATAGCCCCCCATGTTCCAAACAACCAATTGGCTCCTACCCGTTATCTTTGTGTTTCCATCCAGTGACCCCACCTCATCATTCTATATTTCTATGATTCTATCCCCTCCAGATTTATCGGCGCCTCAAATCCCCAGTCGACCAGGGTGCTCCCCAACAAGaatcccaccgccgccggtcgccatgGCTGCGGTCGCCAACACCGTCACaaccctccccctccttccctcccctcaTGCCTTCGCCGTGCCCGCAATGGGCTCGCTGCCCTTCCTCCGGCGCCGAATGCGctcccgtcgcctcgccgctGTCCAGCAGGATGCGGCCGTCTGGACCCCCGCCCCCGTCTCCTCCTTCGGCCCAGCCACCGCCGACGGCTCGCTCGTCCACTTCTCCGTGGACCTCTCCGACGCTACCGACCTCGCCGCATCCTACACCACGCCGGGGCAGTATCTCCTAATCCGCGTCCCCGGCGAGGATGAGCTCAAACCGGCGTTCATGGCCATCGCCTCGCCGCCTGGGGGTGCCGCGTTCGAGTTCTTGGTCAAGACCGTACCTGGTACCACGGCGGAGAAGCTGTGTGGGCTCCGCGACGGGGTCGTGCTGGAGCTTGGCGCGATAATGGGTAATGGGTTCCCCATCAGCAGGATAAATCCGCCCGATGAGGCGCAAACTGTGCTTCTCTTTGCTACAGGGACCGGGATCAGGTGATTGCTTCTCTCTCTGAtgaatgcttgtttttgtataTATGCTGAGCTGAGTTTAATGTGGTTAACACTGCAATAGTCAGTTGTCACACATATTGCTTTATTAGTAGCATTTTGCAGTTTACACATAGTGAAGCTTTTAAAATAGTTCTGAGCTATAACAAATTTCATATGTTTAAGCTTAGAGATATCGCAATGTTCTTCAGTAATTTTGAACATGTTGTCACCGTAATGCAACTTGTTTCTTTTGATGTATCTCATTAATCGGACGACTCATTTACTTACTATAATCCAGTTtgctaaaataaataaaggcTGACTTAGCGGAAGAATGCAAGATGAGAAAATAACAGTATCGTCGAGCAACAGTATCTCTAATAATAACCGTAGGTGCTGACATAATTGTGTTATCTATTACTTATGCATATAAATCAAGCCTAGAAAATTAGTACCTCACCTTTGGTTCTTTCCTTAAAAAAtgccttttgtttttgttttgctaAGGATCAAACATTCCTTACAGATGAAATAGATCACAAAAGAATTACCTATATGAAAAATTAACATGAGAAATGGATGGTATGTGTACGAAGATTAGCAATTACGTTATACTGCATTACATACTTTTATTTAAATGGCATGTTTACTACAGCAGTATGGTGAGGCAACGCACTTTGCCTTACAGCATATGCAATGTGACACAAGTTGAGATGGCTTGTTAAACAGCATGTGATCCTGGGCCTGTTGGGGCACACACCCTCTGGCCACCATCCCTCGTCAgtagtcatgccaaaatttgcagCGGTGGCTAGGCGGAAGAAATAGCCAAACCTTAGTTGTGTTGACTGTTTGATTGCTAGCCTTGATAAACCATATCAAGATTTGGTTACAACCGATATCTGGGCATGACAAAATGTTTGGCATTGAAGGATTGGGTAGATAGCATGCTGTTTTGGCAAATAGGTAGGGTAGCAGGTAGCCTTTGGCTTGAGCAAGGTAAAATGCCAATATGTATATGACTATGACGAATTGGTGGTTCTACCTTCCTTCTATTACTCTCTatgtaaaaaaaagtgaattttCTATGACTGGACTGACTGGGCTAAGTTATGAGAAATAGATTTTTCCTAAATGGATTACAAAATAAATACTTTTAGTTTAGAATATATGATCTTTTAAGCATTAGTACTAAATAAACCAATAGCATATTTCGTGCATCCAATCACCACCTTCCATGTCAGCCCAGCTGCCCCAGCATGCTGATTGGGCAGCAAAAGATTGTGAGCTGTTTGTTTCCCATCGAATGGTCTGCAGATTGGCTAGTTTTGGCTTAGTATTACTAATTTCCTTTCgcatgccaatttttttaataagccaAATAGTGGGCAATTTCCTTTGGCTTTCTCAATTTTTAGTACGAAATATGTATAGGTTAATCAGCACTCTTGGTTTTGTTGATCTGCTTGGCCATCACCCCCCATTTAGCCCCAAATATTCTTGTAGGGAAACATGTAAGAAAGTAGGACTTAAGCTAACTTAATATCATGTAATCAAGGGTTTAAAAGAATCATGATTTTCATGTCTTAGTCTCATGGCCCATGGGCCCAAAATGGCGATGGCAGTTATCATGGAAGATATCGTATTCTGTGAAAGCTAAGCTTATAATATAGCAATACTTTTTCTTCAAGGGAAAACTTATATCATATGTCACTACTTGAAATTGATtaggaaaagtaaaaaaaatagtttttacatATAAAGCATGTAAAACCGAACATTAAACTAATTTGCCAGTTTAATATCTGTTCATGTGAAATTTTAAGAGTATTGAAGATTCAAAGTAGTCTCTTATTCGTAAGAAGCCATAGAGGCAAACATAAAGTaaagcaaagaaaaagaaaattaaagaaaaacattactccctccttcccaaattgatcatcatattttATGCATCAAGACCaatgataatttaaatcacatcaatcaagtCACCATGaacacattctcccacaatgcatgcatcgattaaaacatcATTccagttagagcaagtttaatagtatagctaactactagctccatatcatttatagccaatgtaatagccaattcatacaatagttgcttacaacactattaatacatgatcCTACACACTGtatgtcttggagtctgtgctgcagctggctacagatctgtagcccgctgctcttctctctcttcctttatctcattaaaatatgtttatagctggcttatagcctgttattgtacctgctcttacaccttagcatgcacacattctcctatgctgtattaattgtattctgatgaaatctgtgtccatgcggttatatgatgatcaatttgagaaattttgaattccattatgtgatgatcaatttgggaaggagggagtagatgcCAATGTTAATGTCTCATAGCTGCCTGTgggaattcacttggatatttgttttacaaaatcatgagctgcaattaggagttcgATCGTCttagttagcatgcgagttcttttaaagagatttcttatacgactccttctgtatttctaaaagtgaacgaacttaaaaaccgactcaaacacggatgacataccaaaggACCGGCataaacatcttcaatttttataatagtagagattaaatAGAAAAATGCATTTGTACTGTAGTAGTAAAGAGAACAATGCATAAAGTTAAATAGATAAATGCATTTGTACTATAGTAGTAAGGGTTCTGCTTTCTCTTTCTGCTCCTATATGTT
This region includes:
- the LOC127763025 gene encoding fruit protein pKIWI502-like, whose amino-acid sequence is MAAVANTVTTLPLLPSPHAFAVPAMGSLPFLRRRMRSRRLAAVQQDAAVWTPAPVSSFGPATADGSLVHFSVDLSDATDLAASYTTPGQYLLIRVPGEDELKPAFMAIASPPGGAAFEFLVKTVPGTTAEKLCGLRDGVVLELGAIMGNGFPISRINPPDEAQTVLLFATGTGISPVRSLIEFGFAADQRADVRLYYGARNLQTMAYQDRFTNWESTGLKIIPVLSRADDSWKGERGYVQDAFLKAQNIANHFSTGAVLCGQKQMSEEITSALVADGVSPDKILTNY